The Sulfurovum zhangzhouensis genome includes the window GAATTTTAAAAAAGTACTTCTTACCTATGGTAGTGACCGTATCAAAAAAGACGGTTTGTTCGATATCGTTGTAAAAAGCCTTGAAGCAAATGGTATTGCATATATTGAGCTGGGAGGAATCGTCAGTAACCCGGTACTCTCAAAAGTCTACGAAGCAGTAGATCTGGCAAAAGAACACAGTGTTGAAGCCATACTCAGTGTCGGTGGCGGTTCTGTACTGGACAGCTCAAAGGCAATAGCGGCAGGTAGTCTATATGATGGCGATGTGTGGGATTTCTTTATCGGAAAAAGTGTTATCGAAAAGGCACTGCCGGTATTTGACATTATCACCCTTGCAGCGACAGGAAGTGAAATGAACACTTTTGCCGTGGTTACCAATGAAGCAACGAAGCAAAAATACTCTATCGCTTCACCGCACCTGTATCCAAAGGTTTCCGTCATCAATCCAGAACTTCAAAAGTCGGTCTCCAAGGAATACCTGGTCTACTCTGCAGCAGACATTATCGCCCATTCTATAGAAGGGTACTTTACTGCTTCATCACACCCGGACATCATTGCTGCTTATATCGAAGCGAACATTGCAACAGTTATGAAAACCACAGAAACACTGTTAGCAGATGAGGATGACTATGATGCACGCGGGGAGTTTGCTTGGGCAGCAACACAGGCACTAAACGGTACGACATACCTTGGAGTAGGAGGATATAGCTTTCCAAACCACATGATCGAGCATACGCTTTCTGCACTTTTCAATGTGCCACACGGTGCGGGTCTTTCAGTCGTTATGCCGGCCTGGATGAAAGGGTACGTTTCACAAAATGAAGGACAGTTCAAACGTTTTGCGCAAAAATTGTTTGGACTTTCCAGTGCAATGGAAGGAATAGAGGCATTGGAGTCATGGTTCAACAAGGTCGGTACACCAACCAGGCTTTCACAACTCTCGATCAAAGAAAGTGATATTGATGCGATTGTAGAGAATGCTTGCGAACATGCAAAAGCTTTCGGCTTGGCTGAAACATATACCAAAGAAGTACTCAAAGAGATTCTTCAAAAAGCATTGTAGGTTTAGTTAAAAATTTTTCAGAGTATAAAAAATAAAAAGCTTGATGTTCCCATGATTTCGGGCTTTTTTGGCTGAAAGTGAGGGATTCGAACACTTCGGTACCCTTCTCTCCAAGCCCTATTTTACGGCACCCTCTAAAAAACAGTTAGCTGTTGGCGAACAAATGACCTACAAATCTGGCAGACTCTGCCAAAATTTAAAAACCTTATAGAGTTATATATTTAATAATTTTTTTGTCATTCTTCTGTAGATAATCTACTGATGAACGTATGTCTCATTCTTCAAATTTCACATAAACACTTTTTACAGTTTTTAGTTCAGATACTGCATCAACAGATGTTCCTGCATGCCCTTCTATAAACACTTTAAAATATACATAATAATCTACATCTGGTTCTGCAGTAAATGAACAGGTATGTTTAATATCTCTTGACTCTGAATGTTCAACATCTTTAGCTGTGGTTAAATATGTCTTTAGATTATATTTATATTCATATCTACATTCGCTCTTTTCATCCTTCACATTATAAACTCCTGTTACATATCCTATATCCATATCAGTAAGCAAATTACCAAAGTAATAAGGAACAAATCCATGAATATAAAATTCAGCATGATAATCAACTATCATATTTCTCGCTTGACTACCAACATATTTAAAATTCCCTCGTAATTCGGTACTTCCCGATGTATCCCATGTAGTGGTATTAATCCAGATGGTACTCCTTTTAATCGGCCAATTATTAGCACTACCTGAACTCTCAGTATCAGCACCACTGACTCTGTGAACACTCCAATATGGAGATGATTCAGTAAATCTATTATCGATAAAATCAGTAGCTAGGCCAAAACCATATGTAATATTCCCATCAGAAGACTGAGTATAATCAGCATTATAATTAGAAACCGTTGCTGATCCAATTTCTAATGAATTGAGGGTTAACTCTGTGTATATCCCATACTCACCTATTGGCACGGACCCACAATCATACTCAACAACCCTGTACGCATTGTTTGCATTAACATGATTGCCATCCCAATAGTCATATGTACGGCCGAGTACCTCATGACTACCAACAATTTCACAAGTATAAAAATTTTTATTACTGTCATTGTAAGCATATAGCGAACCAAACTCTACGGGGTATACTGTTGGACTTATATGTAAAAAACGTAATCCGAATTTATCTTTATCAGTACCGGTATACAACATACTATAAAATAATGCTCGTTTAAAGATTGCATCCGCATCAGAAGGTAATTTCTGTTCTCCATACAGTGTTGCATTTCTTAAAACAAGACTTGCGGCATTATAGATAAAGCTGTTTTCATTCTCCATGTTTCTAACTTCATTGTAGAACATATCCTTATAGTCGTTATATCGGATTTCTGCAGTATTGTTATCGTCAAGAGCTTTGTATGCCTCAACTACAAGATTTGCTCCAAGTATTTGGTTGTTCAGAAGTTTAGTACTAAAATATTCCAGTCCTTGATAAGCAGTCATTAAAAGAGTATCATCCCCAGATATTTCAGTCATAGCCTCATCAACATAGGTTGGAAAGGCTGTGTATGGATTCGTAAGAATAGAATCATTAATACCCTGCATTGCATTATCTATATCCCATAGATTTAAAATTTGTGAGGATAGATTCAATATTGTTGTATGGTTTATGTCTCCAGGTTTTACATAACTGCCATCTGGGTTTTTCATTATGTCTCGTAAATGCCTTGAACCTGTATGAATATAGGTTACCGAATCATTTGGCCAGTTTACAGCTAACAGGATCTTGTCCGTATCTATGTTAAGCTCTTTGTTAATGTCGCTTAATTCTGTTTCTATCGTAGAAAGTTCTTCCTCGATTTGAACTAGCGTATTTTCAACATTTTTTAGAGTTTTCTCTATTTCCTCTTCCTGGGCAGTACTTGGATCCTCTATCCCAATTAACACCAGAATATTTCCAAATACCTCGCTGCCGGCACTGCTTAGAAAACCATTTGAAAGGCCTTTAAGAATAAACCAGGCTAACTCTCCTTCCCATCCTTCAGAAAGTGTATCCTCTACCTTTGTATTTTCAGAATTATTGGAATTGCATCCCATGGTTAATGTTATGATTAAACCTATTACTAATATCAAAATAAAATTTTTTTTCATTTTCATATTTACTCCCTATTCCTATAACTCTTAGCTCTATATACGCCATCTTTAATCATTATAACTGTATATAACATAATTATAGTTAATAGATATTATGTTGGTTAATACTGGATTTACATTCCAAATCAGTCCCTATCATCCCAATGGGAATGCATGCCAAAGTATGAATAAACTGACTAGAATAACCCTTATAACCTTACTCTATAGAATGCTTTCTTTTCATACATGAATAAGTAATTTATATGGAAACAGATATAGAAAGTAAAATACTATAGATATATCAGCTATTTTTACTCTGAAAATATGTTAGTTTATGGGATCAAATAAGAAGTGGCGGACAGTGAGGGATTCGAACCCTCGGTACCCTTACGAGTACGCATCCTTAGCAGGGATGTGGTTTCAGCCAACTCACCCAACTGTCCATGTGTTTTGTGGATGAGATTATAGAGCATGAAGCTTAAATAAAAGCTTAAAAAAAACTTTTTTTTCTCTTTTTTATCACTCATCAAAAAAGCTTATTTATGTAATCATATATATAGTATGATTACACATAAAATTCATGAATTTAGGTCTAACCATGTTAAAGAAATTAATTCCACTCGTTATTTTGGCATTTTTTGCTATAGGAGCATATTTTATGAAGATGGGAATGGATAATGCCGTCAATATGGCAAATCCTAAGAAAGCTCAGAAGTCTGAATAAGACTTCCGTAAAAAGATAGTGTTTAAAAACTTGAGATCACTTCAAGTATCTGATCTACTTTTGCCTGAGGGTTGCTGTCTTTATAGATAGGACGCCCTACGACCGGATAGTCTACTCCCTCTTTATTTGCCAGTTCCAATGTAGCTACACGCTGCTGATCTCCTGCATCTTCGCCAAATGGTCTGATCCCCGGACAAAGGGTCAAGAACTTATCAGAAGTAGCCGCTTTGATCGCTCTGCTCTCAAATGTACTGCACACAACACCATCCAGTCCGTTCTCATAGCTCATCTTGGCAAACTGCTCAGCCTTTTCATCAATGCCTTTTTCATAGATCGCCTGAAAATTCTCTTCATCAAATGAAGTCAATGCTGTAACAGCCAGTACCAGGGGGCGATTTTCATATGTAGAGAGTCTTTCCATCACAGTCTTCATCGCTACAGGGCCTGCGCTTGCATGAATATTGAACATATCTACACCGATCTTTGCGATCTCTTCAGCTGCATCTGCCATTGTATTGGGGATGTCATAGAGTTTAAGGTCCAGGAATATCTTAAAGTTTGGATTGATTGCTTTGAGTGCCTCGATAAACGGCTTTCCGTCACGGATGTAAGAGCGAAAGCCTACTTTCATCCAAATATCATACGATTTAAGAGATTCTGCCAAAGACAGGTTCTCCTCTGCTGACGGAAGGTCAAGTGCCACACAAAGTTCCATAGTTTAAGCCCCTAAAAAATTATTGGTATAATTATACTTTAAAATTAATATATAAGGACTAAACGACTATGTTTGGAAGAAGACGCGAGACAAAGAGATATGACATCCCTCAAGATATTATGGAAACATATAACTATGCGAAGATCACAACAAGTAAAGGCAACATCTGGGTAAAACTTTACGGTGAAGATGCTCCAAATACAGTGGCAAACTTTGCACACCTTGCAAATGAAGGTTTCTACAACAACCTTAAATTCCACAGAGTAATCCCAGGATTCATGGCTCAAGGTGGATGTCCACACTCAGGACCTGGTGGTAACCCTACAATGGCTGGTACAGGCGGTCCGGACTGGTGTATCGACTGTGAAACAGATACAAGTACACAAAGACATAGACGTGGTGCACTCTCTATGGCACACGCAGGTCCAAACACTGGTGGTAGCCAGTTCTTTATCTGTTTTGTACCATGTCCACACCTTGACGGTGTTCACACAGTATTTGGTGGAATTGAAGAAAATGATACAGAGAGCTTCATGGTTCTTGATCAGATCGAACAAAACGATGCGATCGAATCTATCGAGATCTTTGCTGAAAAAGCATAATTATCAAACACCCTGTTTCCACTCATTTTGAGTGGAAATAAAAAACTTCTAAAGGACACTCATGTTCGGATACTATCGTGTTGCATCTGCAGTCAATCAAACTACTGTAGCAAATCCTGCCAAAAATGCTAAAGAAGTTATCTCTCT containing:
- a CDS encoding iron-containing alcohol dehydrogenase, producing MVNFTYQNPTRIEFGKDKEKEIGKYIAAENFKKVLLTYGSDRIKKDGLFDIVVKSLEANGIAYIELGGIVSNPVLSKVYEAVDLAKEHSVEAILSVGGGSVLDSSKAIAAGSLYDGDVWDFFIGKSVIEKALPVFDIITLAATGSEMNTFAVVTNEATKQKYSIASPHLYPKVSVINPELQKSVSKEYLVYSAADIIAHSIEGYFTASSHPDIIAAYIEANIATVMKTTETLLADEDDYDARGEFAWAATQALNGTTYLGVGGYSFPNHMIEHTLSALFNVPHGAGLSVVMPAWMKGYVSQNEGQFKRFAQKLFGLSSAMEGIEALESWFNKVGTPTRLSQLSIKESDIDAIVENACEHAKAFGLAETYTKEVLKEILQKAL
- the pyrF gene encoding orotidine-5'-phosphate decarboxylase, whose product is MELCVALDLPSAEENLSLAESLKSYDIWMKVGFRSYIRDGKPFIEALKAINPNFKIFLDLKLYDIPNTMADAAEEIAKIGVDMFNIHASAGPVAMKTVMERLSTYENRPLVLAVTALTSFDEENFQAIYEKGIDEKAEQFAKMSYENGLDGVVCSTFESRAIKAATSDKFLTLCPGIRPFGEDAGDQQRVATLELANKEGVDYPVVGRPIYKDSNPQAKVDQILEVISSF
- a CDS encoding peptidylprolyl isomerase, with the translated sequence MFGRRRETKRYDIPQDIMETYNYAKITTSKGNIWVKLYGEDAPNTVANFAHLANEGFYNNLKFHRVIPGFMAQGGCPHSGPGGNPTMAGTGGPDWCIDCETDTSTQRHRRGALSMAHAGPNTGGSQFFICFVPCPHLDGVHTVFGGIEENDTESFMVLDQIEQNDAIESIEIFAEKA